One window from the genome of Haloprofundus halobius encodes:
- a CDS encoding universal stress protein produces the protein MFDTIVIATDGSESVRRAVAVALDIAETFDAEVHALYVVDSGEVDSSPERLREEMRDALHERGEEALETVRAETDRDVTTAVREGRPAAVIGDYAREHDADVVATGTRGRHGENRFLIGSVAERVVRTCPVPVLTVRQLDTTESV, from the coding sequence ATGTTCGACACCATCGTCATCGCGACGGACGGGTCCGAGAGCGTTCGCCGTGCGGTGGCGGTCGCACTCGACATCGCGGAGACGTTCGACGCCGAGGTGCACGCGCTCTACGTCGTCGACAGCGGGGAGGTCGACTCGTCGCCGGAGCGACTCCGCGAGGAGATGCGCGACGCGCTCCACGAACGCGGCGAGGAGGCGCTCGAAACCGTCCGCGCGGAGACGGACCGCGACGTGACCACGGCCGTCCGCGAGGGTCGCCCCGCGGCGGTCATCGGCGACTACGCCCGCGAACACGACGCCGACGTGGTCGCGACGGGGACGCGCGGCCGACACGGCGAGAACCGATTCCTCATCGGTAGCGTCGCCGAACGCGTCGTCCGAACCTGCCCGGTCCCCGTGCTGACGGTCCGGCAACTCGACACCACCGAGAGCGTCTGA
- a CDS encoding DHH family phosphoesterase — translation MDDDLIDSGRLPLSRKSLLPGTGFFYPDSLDEDRADERVKEAADGAEAVVVADLDADGLGCAALIRELYDAAVDPEPFLEDIESRLEDDGPAVTDEDDEDEEADGPDSPVALVGASPHNVEDALERVAEYADDGIDAYVCDLCPDRYEYVEEALEALVAHADSVRWFDHHQWDDEVAAAVRNAGVDLVVGDSDEECTTDVALRSLDYEFSEQFAELAAVTRDHDLWIREDVRSDDLADYAYWVDNEEYVAVVGAYGADLPEEALAYVEHRRVEKGKLIDLAVSRAEFKHVGEWTVGVTYGRCSQNEVAETLREQGADAAVIVKPAGSASIRGSEGFERAHEVAAYVDGGGHPRAAGCKPDIYDDMLDYANHWSTQGNATKRVILAAFERVAEAVEETEAADASEDEGVETEL, via the coding sequence ATGGACGACGACCTCATCGACTCCGGCCGACTCCCCCTCTCTCGGAAATCGCTGCTTCCCGGGACGGGCTTTTTCTACCCCGACTCGCTCGACGAAGACCGCGCCGACGAGCGCGTGAAAGAGGCCGCCGACGGCGCGGAAGCCGTCGTCGTCGCCGACCTCGATGCCGACGGACTCGGCTGTGCGGCGCTGATTCGAGAGCTGTACGACGCGGCGGTCGACCCCGAACCGTTCCTCGAAGATATCGAGAGCCGTCTCGAAGACGACGGCCCCGCCGTCACCGACGAGGATGACGAAGACGAGGAAGCCGACGGCCCCGACTCCCCGGTGGCGCTCGTCGGTGCCAGCCCACACAACGTCGAGGACGCGCTCGAACGCGTCGCCGAGTACGCCGACGACGGCATCGACGCGTACGTCTGCGACCTCTGTCCCGACAGGTACGAGTACGTCGAGGAGGCGCTGGAGGCGCTCGTCGCCCACGCCGACAGCGTCCGCTGGTTCGACCACCACCAGTGGGACGACGAGGTCGCCGCAGCGGTCCGGAATGCGGGAGTGGACCTCGTCGTCGGCGACTCCGACGAGGAGTGCACGACCGACGTGGCGCTCCGCTCGCTCGACTACGAGTTCTCCGAGCAGTTCGCGGAACTCGCCGCGGTGACGCGCGACCACGACCTCTGGATCCGCGAGGACGTCCGCAGCGACGACCTCGCCGACTACGCCTACTGGGTCGACAACGAGGAGTACGTCGCCGTCGTCGGCGCGTACGGTGCAGACCTCCCCGAGGAGGCGTTGGCGTACGTCGAACACCGCCGCGTCGAGAAAGGGAAACTCATCGACCTCGCCGTCTCGCGCGCGGAGTTCAAGCACGTCGGCGAGTGGACCGTCGGCGTCACTTACGGCCGCTGTTCGCAGAACGAGGTCGCCGAGACGCTCCGCGAGCAGGGTGCCGACGCCGCGGTCATTGTCAAACCCGCCGGGAGCGCGAGCATCCGGGGTTCGGAGGGTTTCGAACGCGCCCACGAGGTCGCCGCCTACGTCGACGGCGGCGGTCATCCCCGTGCTGCCGGTTGCAAGCCGGATATCTACGACGACATGCTCGACTACGCGAACCACTGGAGCACGCAAGGTAACGCTACGAAACGCGTTATCCTGGCGGCCTTCGAACGCGTCGCCGAAGCGGTCGAAGAAACCGAAGCAGCGGACGCATCCGAGGACGAGGGCGTCGAAACCGAACTATAA
- a CDS encoding DUF5807 family protein, translating to MSDREEFLAGERLDDVALFLTDDYLDEQGKLANYGETVEGGVVLVEPGDDGRRLFAAGTGMKAMEFAQGAMDTEGAIVDDLSGGTCPAVEGEEGGDGEGNEAEDHRVKFVFAFAEAKNEEVGGLYADGDVIHAYAQCECGQSYSDRWVVDE from the coding sequence ATGAGCGACCGAGAGGAGTTTCTGGCGGGCGAGCGCCTCGACGACGTGGCGCTGTTTCTGACCGACGACTACCTCGACGAGCAGGGGAAGCTAGCCAACTACGGCGAGACGGTCGAAGGCGGTGTCGTCCTCGTCGAACCCGGCGACGACGGTCGACGGCTGTTCGCCGCCGGAACCGGGATGAAAGCGATGGAGTTCGCGCAGGGGGCGATGGACACCGAGGGAGCCATCGTCGACGACCTGAGCGGCGGAACGTGTCCGGCCGTTGAGGGTGAAGAAGGGGGCGACGGGGAAGGAAACGAAGCCGAGGACCACCGCGTGAAGTTCGTCTTCGCGTTCGCGGAGGCGAAAAACGAGGAGGTCGGCGGCCTCTACGCCGACGGCGACGTGATTCACGCCTACGCGCAGTGCGAGTGCGGCCAGTCGTACTCGGACCGCTGGGTCGTCGACGAGTAG
- a CDS encoding DUF7112 family protein → MPDRVSHDNPSVTTHRARLERSGGTRRPCLRLPDELEADAGDIVRLVLDGDERHAKIDGDAQGLLIRGAYDNHRLARTPGEGENRLVEWAEANGRKPGTSVELDEVDPGYLYGLRVPGKRAVYSVTRQPKSSLADIARQLDE, encoded by the coding sequence ATGCCGGACCGAGTGTCTCACGACAACCCCTCGGTGACGACGCACCGCGCGCGACTCGAACGGAGCGGCGGCACGCGACGACCCTGCCTCCGCCTCCCCGACGAACTCGAAGCCGACGCGGGCGACATCGTCCGACTCGTCCTCGACGGCGACGAGCGACACGCCAAAATCGACGGCGACGCGCAGGGCCTGCTGATTCGCGGCGCGTACGACAATCACCGCCTGGCGCGCACGCCCGGCGAGGGCGAGAACCGACTGGTCGAGTGGGCCGAGGCGAACGGCCGAAAACCGGGCACGAGCGTCGAACTCGACGAAGTCGACCCCGGTTACCTCTACGGGCTCCGGGTGCCGGGGAAACGCGCCGTCTACAGCGTCACGCGGCAGCCGAAGTCGTCGCTGGCGGACATCGCGCGGCAGTTGGACGAGTGA
- a CDS encoding 30S ribosomal protein S6e, which yields MADFKVVVADPEDGSTHQFDVDGQDANRFLGRDLGDEVDGNAVGLDGFTLELTGGSDKAGRPMRKDVAGPNLKSLLLEGGVGYKPSRDGERKRISVRGREISDEVVQINAKAVGGGSVTEALGGDEEGGDEDDE from the coding sequence ATGGCAGATTTCAAAGTCGTCGTCGCCGACCCCGAAGACGGCTCGACGCACCAGTTCGACGTGGACGGACAGGACGCGAACCGATTCCTCGGCCGAGACCTCGGCGACGAGGTCGACGGGAACGCCGTCGGCCTCGACGGCTTCACTCTCGAACTCACGGGTGGCTCCGACAAAGCCGGTCGTCCGATGCGCAAAGACGTCGCCGGGCCGAACCTCAAATCGCTGCTGCTCGAAGGCGGCGTCGGCTACAAACCCTCCCGCGACGGCGAGCGCAAGCGCATCAGCGTCCGCGGCCGCGAGATCAGCGACGAAGTCGTCCAGATCAACGCCAAAGCCGTCGGCGGCGGCAGCGTCACCGAGGCCCTCGGTGGCGACGAGGAAGGCGGCGACGAAGACGACGAGTAA
- a CDS encoding DUF7529 family protein: MNDHPLAGKETAWEAVVADMEATAEAYREDGWQAVELHPGDVIPLSASGVDGGANRDDGSGDAWSGLDVLLPGNEFSSVEATVESAAFDESEVLRTREGSVVLAVLVMRASAEKQAVLVPLYYDVGEIAGVANAARTAGRLDVALRPLSNDQRVLFSLDDPELLLPE, encoded by the coding sequence ATGAACGACCATCCGCTGGCGGGCAAGGAGACGGCGTGGGAGGCGGTCGTCGCCGACATGGAGGCGACCGCCGAGGCGTACCGGGAAGACGGCTGGCAGGCGGTCGAACTGCATCCGGGCGACGTGATTCCCCTGAGTGCGAGCGGAGTCGACGGCGGAGCGAATCGAGACGACGGATCCGGAGACGCATGGAGCGGGCTCGACGTCCTCCTCCCGGGCAACGAGTTCTCGTCGGTCGAGGCGACCGTCGAGTCGGCGGCGTTCGACGAGTCGGAGGTGCTCCGAACGCGGGAGGGAAGCGTCGTCCTCGCCGTGCTGGTGATGAGAGCCTCGGCCGAGAAGCAGGCCGTGTTGGTCCCGCTGTACTACGACGTCGGTGAAATCGCGGGCGTCGCCAACGCCGCGCGCACCGCCGGACGACTCGACGTCGCGCTGCGGCCGCTGTCTAACGACCAGCGGGTGCTGTTCTCGCTGGACGACCCCGAGCTCCTGCTGCCGGAGTGA
- a CDS encoding dihydroorotase, translating into MLITHARLADDREVDVRTEGETIAAVEPAGSLSAEGDERELDADGRLLLPGAIDAHVHFREPGYSHKETWETGSKSAAAGGVTTVVDQPNTNPPTIDGEAFDEKAELAEKSLVDYGISGGVTEEWDPHSLFDRPLFALGEVFLADSTGDMGIDADRFADAVARAADAGVTVSVHAEDAELFDTAVKGQNAGGEGRDADADLWSAFRTAEAEAAAVERALDVGAASAASIHIAHTSTPEGVDAASEAEATCEVTPHHLLLSRDDLAELGTYGRMNPPLRSEKRREAVYERVADGTVDIVATDHAPHTREEKETDLWNAPSGVPGVETMLPLLLSEAREGRLTYERVRDLTAANPARIFDLPRKGAVEVGKDADLVVVDPEESKPIRGDDLHSNCEWTPFEGFSGVFPQMTTVRGRVVYDPESETGALSSTFGDASGTNVRR; encoded by the coding sequence ATGCTTATCACACACGCACGCCTCGCCGACGACCGCGAGGTCGACGTCCGAACCGAGGGCGAAACCATCGCGGCGGTCGAACCGGCAGGGTCGCTCTCGGCCGAGGGCGACGAACGCGAACTCGACGCCGACGGCCGCCTGCTCCTACCCGGTGCGATCGACGCACACGTCCACTTCCGCGAACCCGGCTACTCGCACAAGGAGACGTGGGAGACGGGGTCGAAGAGCGCCGCCGCCGGCGGCGTCACCACCGTCGTCGACCAGCCGAACACGAACCCCCCGACCATCGACGGCGAGGCGTTCGACGAGAAGGCCGAATTAGCCGAAAAATCGCTCGTCGACTACGGCATCAGCGGCGGCGTCACCGAGGAGTGGGACCCCCACTCGCTGTTCGACCGGCCGCTGTTCGCGCTCGGCGAGGTGTTTCTCGCCGACTCCACAGGCGACATGGGTATCGACGCCGACCGCTTCGCGGACGCCGTCGCCCGCGCCGCCGACGCCGGGGTGACCGTGAGCGTCCACGCCGAGGACGCCGAGTTGTTCGATACAGCGGTGAAAGGACAGAATGCTGGTGGCGAGGGCCGCGACGCCGACGCGGACCTGTGGAGCGCGTTTCGGACCGCGGAAGCCGAGGCCGCCGCGGTCGAACGGGCGCTCGACGTGGGTGCGGCGTCGGCCGCGTCGATTCACATCGCCCACACCAGCACGCCCGAGGGCGTGGACGCCGCCAGCGAGGCGGAGGCGACCTGCGAGGTGACGCCGCACCACCTGCTCTTGTCGCGTGACGACCTCGCGGAGTTGGGCACGTACGGCCGGATGAACCCGCCGTTGCGGAGCGAGAAGCGCCGGGAGGCGGTCTACGAGCGCGTCGCCGACGGCACCGTCGACATCGTCGCGACCGACCACGCGCCCCACACCCGCGAGGAGAAGGAGACAGACCTCTGGAACGCACCGAGCGGCGTGCCGGGCGTCGAGACGATGCTGCCACTCCTCTTGAGCGAGGCCCGCGAAGGTCGACTGACGTACGAGCGCGTCCGCGACCTCACCGCCGCGAACCCGGCACGTATCTTCGACTTGCCGCGGAAGGGAGCGGTCGAAGTCGGCAAAGACGCCGACCTCGTGGTCGTCGACCCCGAGGAGTCGAAACCGATTCGCGGCGACGACCTCCACAGCAACTGCGAGTGGACGCCGTTCGAGGGGTTCTCGGGGGTTTTCCCGCAGATGACGACGGTCCGCGGGCGGGTCGTCTACGACCCCGAGAGCGAGACGGGCGCGCTGTCGTCGACGTTCGGCGACGCTTCGGGGACGAACGTCAGGCGGTAG
- a CDS encoding lipoate--protein ligase family protein, with the protein MRVVHGRASDPEADRDVTATLLEDAAETGVPSLRVWSPHRQLAFGRRDTRAEGYDAAREAAEERGYPAVERSVGGRAVAYTGTTLAFANARPVEDMRRGLDDRYDDAVATVVRALETVGVDAERGEPPESFCPGAHSVQSAGKIAGVAQRVRKGAALVSGCVLVADHEEIARVLDPVYAALSVPFDPDSVGSVARAGGEGDAEAVARALEDAFVGDLEASVERVGAEVD; encoded by the coding sequence ATGCGAGTCGTACACGGGAGAGCGAGCGATCCGGAGGCCGACCGCGACGTGACGGCGACACTGCTCGAAGACGCCGCCGAGACGGGCGTCCCGTCGCTCCGCGTCTGGTCGCCGCACCGTCAACTCGCGTTCGGACGGCGCGACACCCGCGCCGAGGGGTACGACGCCGCCCGCGAGGCGGCCGAGGAGCGCGGCTACCCTGCTGTCGAACGGAGTGTCGGCGGCCGGGCCGTCGCCTACACCGGAACCACGCTCGCGTTCGCGAACGCGAGACCCGTCGAGGATATGCGCCGGGGGTTGGACGACCGCTACGACGACGCCGTGGCGACGGTGGTTCGTGCGCTCGAAACGGTGGGCGTCGACGCCGAACGCGGCGAACCCCCCGAGTCGTTCTGTCCGGGTGCGCACTCCGTGCAGTCGGCGGGGAAGATCGCTGGCGTCGCCCAGCGCGTCCGCAAGGGCGCTGCGCTCGTTTCGGGGTGCGTGCTCGTCGCCGACCACGAGGAGATTGCGCGCGTGCTAGACCCTGTGTACGCGGCGCTGTCGGTACCGTTCGACCCCGACTCGGTCGGCAGCGTCGCCCGCGCCGGCGGTGAGGGAGACGCGGAAGCGGTCGCCCGGGCGCTGGAAGACGCGTTCGTCGGCGACCTGGAGGCGTCTGTCGAGCGCGTCGGAGCCGAGGTCGACTGA
- a CDS encoding DUF4385 family protein: MDSTSGGSRTDDESEADGARSTESTDEPAESNGEAKSTDYGLKYETNVRDHPERYRVGRGEEGVFKVQPYKDELLPLWSDADRASADESSEAIYSRVLDYRDDFVGMDMSRKYLQMGSTRAMRYARYSGGKKYDHGKECNAQYWADDDKREAALIYEVWWNTVEADETYTEQKRAHREKHG; the protein is encoded by the coding sequence ATGGACTCGACGTCGGGCGGAAGTCGGACGGACGACGAGTCGGAGGCGGACGGGGCGAGGAGCACGGAGTCGACGGACGAACCAGCGGAGTCGAACGGCGAAGCGAAATCGACGGACTACGGGCTCAAGTACGAGACGAACGTTCGAGACCACCCCGAGCGGTACCGCGTCGGCCGCGGGGAGGAGGGCGTTTTCAAGGTCCAACCGTACAAGGACGAACTGCTGCCGCTGTGGAGCGACGCGGACCGCGCATCGGCCGACGAATCCAGCGAAGCCATCTACAGTCGGGTCCTCGACTACCGCGACGACTTCGTCGGGATGGATATGTCCCGCAAGTATCTCCAGATGGGCTCCACTCGGGCGATGCGCTACGCGCGCTACTCTGGCGGCAAGAAGTACGACCACGGTAAGGAGTGCAACGCGCAGTACTGGGCCGACGACGACAAGCGCGAGGCGGCGCTGATCTACGAAGTGTGGTGGAACACGGTCGAGGCGGACGAGACGTACACCGAACAGAAGAGAGCACACCGCGAGAAACACGGATAA
- a CDS encoding PaaI family thioesterase produces the protein MDDSQPFPTEAAAMLQQFIEQEHGYLSWLNTRVDSIERGRVVMSIPYDEKLTNTTSPPTIHGGVAATLIDTVGGVAQRSTFDDPTQGGVATVNLNVNYLRRASGDLTATADVVRAGGSIGVSEITVESPTPDGGTEAVATGQAAYRLFR, from the coding sequence ATGGACGATTCGCAGCCGTTTCCGACGGAGGCAGCGGCGATGCTCCAGCAGTTCATCGAACAGGAGCACGGCTATCTCTCGTGGCTGAACACGCGCGTCGACAGCATCGAGCGCGGGCGCGTCGTGATGTCGATCCCGTACGACGAGAAACTCACCAACACCACGTCGCCGCCGACGATTCACGGGGGCGTCGCCGCGACGCTCATCGACACCGTCGGCGGGGTCGCACAGCGGTCGACGTTCGACGATCCGACGCAGGGCGGCGTCGCGACCGTGAATCTCAACGTGAACTACCTGCGCCGCGCCTCCGGCGACCTGACGGCGACGGCGGACGTCGTCCGGGCCGGCGGGAGCATCGGCGTCAGCGAGATCACCGTCGAGAGCCCCACGCCCGATGGCGGAACCGAGGCCGTCGCTACCGGACAGGCAGCCTACCGGCTGTTCCGTTGA
- a CDS encoding cysteine hydrolase family protein, translated as MYDPKRTVVVVVDMQNGFCHPDGSLYAPASEDAIEPVSTLVGRAHDAGARVVFTRDVHPPEQFEGNHYYDEFERWGEHVVEGSWETELVDELDVREDDHVVTKHTYDAFYQTELEGWLNAHGVDDLLICGTLANVCVLHTAGSAGLRDFRPVLVTDAIGHIEEGHKEYAVEHADWLFGETATLDEVTFE; from the coding sequence ATGTACGACCCGAAACGGACCGTCGTCGTCGTCGTCGACATGCAGAACGGATTCTGCCACCCCGACGGGAGCCTCTACGCCCCCGCGAGCGAGGACGCCATCGAACCGGTGTCGACGCTCGTCGGCCGCGCGCACGACGCCGGCGCGCGCGTCGTCTTCACCCGAGACGTTCACCCGCCCGAACAGTTCGAGGGGAACCACTACTACGACGAGTTCGAGCGCTGGGGTGAACACGTCGTCGAAGGAAGTTGGGAGACCGAACTCGTCGACGAACTCGACGTTCGCGAGGACGACCACGTCGTCACGAAACACACCTACGACGCGTTCTACCAGACGGAGCTGGAAGGGTGGTTGAACGCCCACGGCGTCGACGACCTGCTCATCTGCGGGACGCTGGCAAACGTCTGCGTCCTCCACACCGCCGGAAGCGCCGGACTCCGCGACTTCCGGCCGGTGCTCGTCACCGACGCGATCGGCCACATCGAGGAGGGCCACAAGGAGTACGCCGTCGAGCACGCCGACTGGCTGTTCGGCGAGACGGCGACGCTCGACGAGGTGACGTTCGAGTAG
- a CDS encoding Hvo_1808 family surface protein: protein MRRTLAVAVALLVVLSGCGGFVGSEDPSSTAESPDTATDTTSTSSDSTDDANSSGDAPPAGDAPNSGDGMAENPPDPESDRLGWEGGYWYNETLDVDQSDGLNESEMEAVVNRSMARVEHIRGLEFEGTVPVEVISREEFRNESTGSGGEYPQQRRAFDNAKFEALFMINESTDSVAVQNTNTGSSVGGYYSPTDERIVIVSENTTSPKLNEVTLSQELFHALQDQQFDLASYNQSTREQHNAVDGIVEGDGNYVDWLYEQRCNAEWNCLEDSASAGGGGELANYGPYLIQYQPYSDGPAFVRQLRERGGWEAVNEAYENPPASTEQTIHPDRYPDDRPVDPTVTDRTSGTWQQLEPEGRPNYGELGEAGVNAMLVYPLYETEGETQIIPARQWYNLNESGEVNQFDPFNYDHPYTDGFRGDRFVAYQNDAGETGYVWKLAWDNASQADEFLDGYEQLLEFRSAEEVDDASGPGTVYRIAEDDNGFADAFRVVQDGDTVYIVNAPTVDQLSNVHATQS from the coding sequence ATGCGACGTACACTCGCAGTTGCGGTCGCGCTGCTGGTGGTGCTGTCGGGGTGCGGCGGCTTCGTCGGGTCCGAAGACCCGTCGTCGACGGCCGAGAGTCCCGACACGGCGACCGACACCACCTCTACTTCCTCGGACTCGACCGACGACGCTAACTCGTCCGGCGACGCCCCGCCGGCCGGCGACGCACCCAATTCCGGCGACGGAATGGCCGAGAACCCCCCGGACCCCGAGTCGGACAGACTCGGCTGGGAGGGCGGCTACTGGTACAACGAGACGCTCGACGTCGACCAGTCCGACGGTCTCAACGAGTCGGAGATGGAGGCGGTCGTCAACCGCTCGATGGCGCGCGTCGAACACATCCGCGGCCTCGAGTTCGAAGGGACGGTCCCCGTCGAGGTCATCTCCCGCGAGGAGTTCCGAAACGAGTCGACCGGGAGCGGCGGCGAGTACCCGCAGCAGCGCCGCGCCTTCGACAACGCGAAGTTCGAGGCGCTGTTCATGATCAACGAGTCGACCGACTCGGTCGCCGTCCAGAACACGAACACCGGAAGCTCCGTCGGCGGCTACTACAGCCCCACCGACGAGCGAATCGTCATCGTCAGCGAGAACACCACCTCGCCGAAGCTGAACGAGGTGACGCTCTCACAGGAGCTGTTCCACGCGCTACAGGACCAGCAGTTCGACCTCGCGAGCTACAACCAGTCGACGCGTGAGCAGCACAACGCCGTCGACGGCATCGTCGAGGGCGACGGCAACTACGTCGACTGGCTGTACGAGCAGCGCTGTAACGCCGAGTGGAACTGCCTCGAAGACAGCGCCTCCGCCGGTGGCGGCGGCGAACTCGCCAACTACGGTCCGTACCTCATCCAGTACCAGCCGTACAGCGACGGGCCGGCATTCGTCCGGCAGCTCCGCGAACGCGGCGGCTGGGAGGCAGTCAACGAGGCGTACGAGAACCCGCCCGCGAGCACCGAACAGACCATCCACCCCGACCGCTACCCCGACGACCGACCGGTCGACCCCACGGTGACCGACCGGACGAGCGGGACGTGGCAGCAACTCGAACCCGAGGGGCGGCCGAACTACGGCGAACTGGGCGAGGCGGGCGTGAACGCGATGCTCGTCTACCCACTGTACGAGACGGAGGGAGAGACGCAGATCATCCCCGCCCGGCAGTGGTACAACCTCAACGAGAGCGGGGAGGTGAACCAGTTCGACCCGTTCAACTACGACCACCCCTACACGGACGGGTTCCGCGGTGATCGCTTCGTCGCCTACCAGAACGACGCGGGCGAGACCGGCTACGTCTGGAAACTCGCCTGGGACAACGCCTCGCAGGCCGACGAGTTCCTTGACGGCTACGAGCAACTGCTGGAGTTCCGCAGCGCCGAGGAAGTCGACGACGCGTCCGGACCGGGGACCGTCTACCGCATCGCCGAAGACGACAACGGATTCGCCGACGCCTTCCGTGTGGTACAGGACGGCGACACCGTCTACATCGTCAACGCACCGACCGTAGACCAACTGTCGAACGTCCACGCGACGCAGTCGTAG
- a CDS encoding Hvo_1808 family surface protein, which produces MHTRITLALVVCLVLAGCTAPLTDGSPLDDGLGQAEDEDRIGWENGYAHDDSLDIDQSDGLNESEREAFVARTMARVEKVRGLEFEEPVPVEVITREEYRQQSGGERNAEYEAWNNQVWESLLLVGEDRNVSDVMDSVYGGSVLGYYSPSEDRIVIVSDSETPVIDRTTLAHELVHALQDQHFGLEGTPSTQDGQLARNGIVEGDARYTETLYERRCGTEWECVPRPSSGGGGGGDSGAPGVFLTIYTPYADGPQFVHTLHQEGGWEAVNAAYEDKPQSTEQVIHPEKYPDERPENVSVEDRSAAEWSRFDTRPTADTVGEASLYAMFWQNGYIEQESLRDSPDEYSPYNYSHPATEGWAGDAVVPYEGDDGEYGYVFQSEWDTEKDAREFADAYRATLTDRLDAERVDDSVYRVPDDSSFGDAFRVTQDGTTVTIVNAPTTEQLDDVHSED; this is translated from the coding sequence GTGCACACGCGCATCACGCTCGCGCTCGTCGTCTGCCTCGTTCTCGCCGGTTGCACGGCACCGCTGACCGACGGGTCGCCGCTCGACGACGGCCTCGGCCAGGCAGAGGACGAGGACCGAATCGGGTGGGAGAACGGCTACGCGCACGACGACTCGCTGGATATCGACCAGTCAGACGGGTTGAACGAGAGCGAACGCGAGGCGTTCGTCGCCCGGACGATGGCGCGCGTCGAGAAGGTTCGCGGATTGGAGTTCGAGGAACCGGTCCCGGTCGAAGTCATCACTCGCGAGGAGTACAGACAGCAGAGCGGCGGCGAGAGGAACGCCGAGTACGAAGCGTGGAACAATCAGGTGTGGGAGTCGCTGCTGCTCGTCGGCGAGGACCGCAACGTCTCGGACGTGATGGACTCCGTCTACGGCGGGTCGGTGTTGGGGTACTACTCGCCGAGCGAGGACCGCATCGTCATCGTCAGCGACTCGGAGACGCCGGTCATCGACCGGACGACGCTGGCGCACGAACTCGTCCACGCGCTGCAGGACCAGCACTTCGGCCTCGAAGGGACCCCGTCGACGCAGGACGGCCAACTCGCGCGAAACGGCATCGTCGAAGGCGACGCCCGCTACACCGAGACGCTGTACGAACGACGGTGCGGGACGGAGTGGGAGTGCGTTCCCCGTCCGAGCAGCGGCGGCGGTGGCGGCGGCGACAGCGGCGCGCCCGGCGTCTTCCTCACCATCTACACGCCGTACGCCGACGGCCCACAGTTCGTCCACACGCTCCACCAGGAGGGCGGGTGGGAGGCGGTCAACGCCGCCTACGAGGACAAACCACAGAGCACCGAGCAGGTGATTCACCCGGAGAAGTACCCCGACGAACGACCGGAGAACGTCAGCGTCGAAGACCGTTCCGCCGCGGAGTGGTCGCGGTTCGATACCCGACCCACCGCCGACACCGTCGGCGAGGCGTCGCTGTACGCGATGTTCTGGCAGAACGGCTACATCGAACAGGAGAGCCTCCGCGACAGCCCCGACGAGTACTCGCCGTACAACTACTCACACCCCGCGACCGAAGGATGGGCCGGCGACGCCGTCGTCCCATACGAGGGCGACGACGGCGAGTACGGCTACGTGTTCCAGAGCGAGTGGGACACCGAGAAGGACGCCCGCGAGTTCGCCGACGCCTACCGCGCGACGCTGACAGACCGACTCGACGCGGAGCGAGTCGACGACAGCGTCTACCGCGTTCCCGACGACAGTTCGTTCGGCGATGCGTTCCGGGTGACGCAGGACGGTACAACGGTCACCATCGTCAACGCGCCGACGACCGAACAGTTGGACGACGTTCACTCGGAGGACTGA